Proteins encoded within one genomic window of Argiope bruennichi chromosome 7, qqArgBrue1.1, whole genome shotgun sequence:
- the LOC129975808 gene encoding histone H4, which yields MSGRGKGGKGLGKGGAKRHRKVLRDNIQGITKPAIRRLARRGGVKRISGLIYEETRGVLKVFLENVIRDAVTYTEHAKRKTVTAMDVVYALKRQGRTLYGFGG from the coding sequence ATGTCTGGTCGTGGTAAAGGAGGCAAGGGTCTTGGAAAGGGGGGTGCCAAAAGGCATCGTAAAGTTCTTCGTGATAACATCCAGGGTATTACAAAACCCGCAATCAGGCGTTTAGCTAGACGTGGCGGAGTCAAACGTATTTCAGGTTTGATTTACGAAGAGACTCGAGGTGTGCTCAAAGTTTTCTTGGAAAATGTCATTCGAGATGCTGTCACTTACACCGAGCATGCTAAAAGGAAAACTGTCACTGCTATGGATGTTGTGTATGCACTAAAGAGGCAAGGACGTACCTTGTACGGTTTCGGAGGTTAA